The following proteins are encoded in a genomic region of Longimicrobium sp.:
- a CDS encoding 50S ribosomal protein L11 methyltransferase produces the protein MSSAAMQPEVLHTSIGDFPLHEYRLGLAGRRWSVLHTEAMLTNAEESSFFQERLPYGVALWPSAIALAHELVARADDFHGKAVLELGAGTGLPGIVAASLGARVVQTDRQELVMSVCKRNGQRNGVTSIDHRLVDWTDWN, from the coding sequence ATGAGCTCGGCCGCGATGCAACCCGAGGTGCTCCACACCTCCATCGGCGACTTTCCCCTGCACGAGTACCGGCTGGGGCTGGCGGGCCGGCGGTGGAGCGTGCTTCACACGGAGGCGATGCTCACCAACGCCGAAGAATCCAGCTTCTTCCAGGAGCGGCTTCCCTACGGCGTGGCGCTCTGGCCCTCCGCCATCGCGCTGGCGCACGAGCTGGTGGCGCGGGCGGACGACTTTCACGGCAAGGCGGTGCTGGAGCTGGGCGCGGGTACGGGGCTGCCGGGGATCGTGGCGGCGTCGCTCGGCGCGCGCGTGGTGCAGACGGACCGGCAGGAACTGGTGATGTCGGTCTGCAAGCGCAACGGCCAGCGGAACGGCGTGACATCCATCGACCACCGGCTGGTGGACTGGACGGACTGGAAC
- a CDS encoding response regulator, with translation MHSILIVEDTPEIAEALQRHLERRGYATLLATRAAQALPLACSEHPDLVVLDLGLPDRDGYSVLEQLRERGNDVPVLILSARQEEADKVKGFRLGADDYVTKPFGALELLERIGALLRRSARPAAPESAAAEAAGGLTDGDLQDRFGLTPQQVVVARLLAEGLSNAEIARKLFVSGHTARNHTYRVLTKLGITKRARVNSVLRGAEAA, from the coding sequence GTGCACAGCATTCTCATCGTCGAAGACACGCCGGAGATCGCCGAAGCCCTGCAGCGCCACCTGGAGCGCCGGGGATACGCCACCCTCCTGGCCACGCGCGCCGCGCAGGCCCTGCCACTGGCCTGCAGCGAGCACCCGGACCTGGTCGTTTTGGACCTCGGCCTGCCCGACCGCGACGGCTACAGCGTGCTGGAGCAGCTGCGCGAGCGAGGGAACGACGTTCCCGTGCTGATCCTTTCTGCCCGGCAGGAAGAAGCCGACAAGGTGAAGGGCTTTCGACTGGGTGCCGACGACTACGTGACCAAGCCCTTCGGCGCGCTGGAGCTGCTGGAGCGCATCGGCGCGCTTCTGCGGCGCAGTGCGCGGCCGGCGGCGCCCGAGTCTGCGGCCGCCGAAGCCGCGGGCGGGCTGACCGACGGCGACCTGCAGGACCGCTTCGGCCTCACACCACAGCAGGTGGTGGTGGCCCGGCTGCTGGCGGAGGGCCTTTCCAACGCCGAGATCGCGCGGAAGCTGTTCGTCAGCGGGCACACGGCCCGGAACCACACCTATCGCGTGCTCACCAAGCTGGGCATCACCAAGCGGGCCCGCGTGAACAGCGTCCTCCGAGGCGCCGAGGCCGCGTAG
- a CDS encoding group III truncated hemoglobin has product MAGDIRSREDVERLVESFYAQATTDDTIGHLFTDVARVDFVRHLPLMYDFWETLLFGVRKYRGNAMRAHFDLNDKVPLVAEHFQRWLQIWEGTVDALFAGENAESAKEKARYIARSIQLRLSAATAARIDNAGTPVGIGTFPVRTPGGPAVVG; this is encoded by the coding sequence ATGGCCGGTGACATCCGCAGCCGGGAAGACGTCGAGCGCCTGGTCGAGAGCTTCTACGCCCAGGCCACGACCGATGACACCATCGGGCACCTGTTCACGGACGTGGCCCGGGTGGATTTCGTCCGGCACCTGCCGCTGATGTACGATTTCTGGGAGACGCTCCTGTTCGGCGTGCGCAAGTACAGGGGCAACGCCATGCGCGCCCACTTCGACCTGAACGACAAGGTGCCGCTCGTCGCCGAGCACTTCCAGCGCTGGCTGCAGATTTGGGAAGGGACGGTCGACGCGCTTTTCGCTGGTGAGAACGCGGAATCGGCGAAGGAGAAGGCGCGCTACATCGCGCGTTCCATCCAGCTTCGGCTGAGCGCCGCGACGGCGGCCCGCATTGATAACGCGGGGACACCAGTGGGAATCGGCACCTTCCCCGTTCGCACGCCCGGCGGCCCGGCAGTCGTGGGCTGA